The following proteins are co-located in the Neodiprion virginianus isolate iyNeoVirg1 chromosome 6, iyNeoVirg1.1, whole genome shotgun sequence genome:
- the LOC124307141 gene encoding glucose dehydrogenase [FAD, quinone]-like produces MSLKIFAILWLPLRLGCCMDSLGLFENVMRRFYQFPAPTSEGLLEDESHVPPEYDFVIIGAGSGGSVLANRLTEIPGWNVLVLEAGGEEIFLTEIPLLAPVLDVTSFNWGYKTEPGLADDKGKGGFCLAMEGGRCNWPRGKAVGGTSVINYMMYTRGSRGDYDAWESMGNPGWSFREVLPYFMRSENIRIPKLDRRYHGTDGFLDVAHSPYASKLRDAFLGAADEMGYQVNDYNAERLLGFSVAQANLRNGRRVSASKAFLKPVRDRPNLRISKASRVTRIALDSQRRRAIGVEFVRNRRRHFVRVSKEVLLCAGTLNSPQLLMLSGIGPSEHLRSIGIPVVQDLPVGLNLQDHVSMSALTFLVNESVTVVEARMASNPANALDFFLRGTGPLTIPGGAEGLAFLNTNRPARSLGSKDRRPGNSLFGDDDEPNVLAENDSDHSDIEIVMGLGALTGDTSGSVRRILGLREDFVKEVFGRYEGHDAFTLVPILQHPKSRGRVTLKSADPFHWPKLEANYYEEQDDLDTMVRGIKKAIELAGTKSFKRYNATLLPVAFPGCRDVRFNSDPYWACVSRQVSTTLGHFVGTCKMAPREDFGVVDARLRVYGIKGLRVVDASVMPTIISGHTNAPTFMIGEKASDMIKQDWGEIVRPSRL; encoded by the exons atgtccttgaaaattttcgcaatccTTTGGCTGCCCCTGAGGTTGGGCTGCTGTATGGATTCTTTGGGATTGTTCGAGAACGTCATGAGGCGATTCTACCAGTTCCCTGCACCAACCTCGGAGGGTTTGCTCGAGGACGAGAGTCACGTACCGCCGGAGTACGACTTCGTAATAATCGGTGCGGGTTCGGGAGGATCAGTCCTGGCGAATCGTCTGACGGAAATTCCAGGATGGAACGTGCTGGTGTTGGAGGCAGGCGGGGAGGAGATATTCCTGACCGAAATACCTCTGCTGGCTCCAGTACTGGACGTGACATCCTTCAATTGGGGCTACAAGACGGAGCCGGGGTTAGCGGACGACAAGGGCAAGGGTGGTTTCTGTTTGGCGATGGAAGGCGGCAGGTGCAATTGGCCTCGCGGCAAAGCAGTCGGCGGGACTTCGGTGATAAACTACATGATGTACACGCGGGGTTCCCGGGGTGATTACGACGCGTGGGAGTCGATGGGAAACCCGGGATGGAGCTTCCGTGAAGTCCTGCCGTACTTCATGCGCTCGGAGAACATCCGGATCCCGAAATTGGACCGACGGTATCACGGAACTGACGGCTTCCTGGACGTTGCTCACTCACCGTACGCCTCGAAATTGCGGGATGCTTTCCTCGGGGCAGCGGATGAGATGGGCTACCAGGTTAACGACTACAACGCCGAGCGTCTCCTGGGCTTCTCGGTGGCACAGGCGAACCTGAGAAACGGTCGTCGAGTCAGCGCTAGCAAGGCCTTTCTAAAGCCCGTAAGGGACCGGCCGAATCTCCGTATCTCGAAGGCCTCCAGGGTGACCAGAATCGCTCTTGACTCTCAACGACGACGCGCCATCGGCGTCGAGTTTGTCAGGAATCGGCGACGCCACTTCGTCAGGGTCTCGAAGGAGGTCCTCCTATGCGCCGGTACTCTCAACTCGCCCCAGCTTCTCATGCTCTCTGGGATCGGACCCAGCGAGCATCTCCGATCTATCGGCATTCCCGTTGTCCAGGACCTTCCGGTCGGCCTGAACCTGCAGGACCACGTCAGCATGTCCGCCCTAACGTTCCTCGTCAACGAGAGCGTGACTGTCGTTGAGGCCAGGATGGCGTCCAACCCCGCCAACGCCCTAGACTTTTTCCTCAGGGGTACCGGGCCCCTAACCATCCCTGGAGGCGCCGAAGGACTCGCTTTTCTCAACACCAACCGTCCCGCCAGATCTTTGGGCTCCAAAGACCGAAGACCGGGAAATTCGCTCTTCGGTGACGACGACGAGCCAAACGTTTTAGCCGAAAACGACTCGGACCACTCGGACATAGAGATTGTCATGGGACTAGGCGCGCTGACCGGAGATACTTCCGGCAGTGTCAGGAGGATCCTCGGACTGAGAGAGGACTTCGTCAAGGAAGTCTTCGGTCGCTACGAGGGACACGACGCGTTCACTTTGGTCCCGATCCTGCAGCATCCAAAGAGCAGAGGTAGAGTGACGCTGAAGAGTGCCGATCCTTTTCACTGGCCGAAACTCGAGGCGAATTATTACGAGGAACAGGACGACTTGGACACCATGGTTAGGGGCATAAAAAAG gCAATCGAGCTGGCCGGAACCAAATCCTTCAAGCGCTACAACGCCACTCTACTTCCGGTCGCCTTTCCCGGATGTCGCGACGTCCGATTCAACTCTGACCCTTACTGGGCTTGCGTCTCTCGCCAAGTGAGCACGACCCTCGGGCACTTTGTTGGTACCTGCAAAATGGCACCGAGGGAAGATTTCGGCGTGGTCGATGCTCGCCTCAGAGTTTACGGGATCAAGGGTCTCAGGGTCGTCGACGCCAGCGTCATGCCGACGATAATATCCGGGCATACAAACGCCCCGACTTTCATGATCGGGGAAAAGGCCAGTGACATGATTAAGCAGGATTGGGGGGAGATCGTACGACCGTCGAGACTGTAA
- the LOC124307142 gene encoding alpha-1A adrenergic receptor-like: MTRCGSFQGRKVGEIFIDDVVNLTNNSLSEYNPLAVSTAVVYTEDTFNFNCTTVVRNESFWLLVVKDPLLALEALALLCVILLTVGGNTLVIAAIASSPSLRAPTHSLIVNLACADLILGLTVLPLSASRELRGGWGLGPVTCSLWAALDVLCCTASILSLCGISVDRYIGVSRPLTYSRVVTTRRARLMIATIWLLALAISAGPPLGWAEDSVYVPETGECNVNKQLGYVIFSACGSFYLPALVILVLYGLVYKAAVKRSRFLAAGSVTRSHVTLRIHRGNKLSENCGSSESSTRLVSGPGPPARWASQGRRGALYRGPAAKFRRQKRAAKTLGIVVGGFLLCWFPFFIILPIDAACESCNLSESSVFAFAFWLGYFNSCINPLIYACSSRELRRAFQSILRRAFLLRGRTQRSSAAMYATAVGNSNKRQGVSTNPRD; encoded by the exons ATGACCAGATGTGGTAGCTTTCAGGGGAGAAAAGTCGGGGAAATTTTCATCGACGACGTGGTAAATCTGACGAACAACAGTCTCTCCGAATACAATCCACTCGCTGTATCAACAGCCGTCGTTTACACCGAGGACACATTCAACTTCAACTGCACCACCGTCGTACGGAACGAGAGCTTTTGGCTCCTAGTTGTGAAG GATCCTTTACTCGCCCTTGAGGCCTTGGCACTGCTGTGCGTGATCCTTCTGACGGTGGGTGGAAACACCTTGGTCATAGCTGCGATCGCGTCGAGTCCAAGTCTGCGAGCACCGACGCATTCTCTGATAGTGAATTTGGCCTGCGCGGACTTGATATTAG GGTTGACGGTCCTCCCGCTCTCCGCGAGCAGGGAACTCAGGGGCGGATGGGGCCTTGGTCCCGTCACTTGTTCCCTCTGGGCGGCACTGGACGTTCTTTGCTGTACAGCGAGCATATTGTCGCTGTGTGGAATCTCGGTGGACAG GTACATCGGAGTGTCCAGACCGCTAACTTACTCGAGGGTTGTCACGACAAGAAGGGCGAGATTAATGATAGCAACTATCTGGCTCCTGGCCCTGGCCATCAGCGCTGGACCCCCGCTAGGCTGGGCCGAGGACAGCGTCTACGTTCCAGAAACCGGGGAGTGTAACGTCAACAAGCAGTTGGG ATACGTCATATTTTCTGCCTGTGGGTCATTTTATCTACCGGCTCTTGTTATCCTCGTACTTTATGGCCTTGTTTACAAGGCTGCCGTAAAGAGATCCCGTTTTCTCGCCGCTGGATCGGTCACCAGGAGTCACGTAACCCTTCGCATCCATCGGGGCAACAAG CTCTCGGAGAATTGCGGCAGCAGTGAATCCAGTACGAGGCTTGTGTCGGGCCCCGGGCCCCCGGCACGTTGGGCGTCGCAAGGACGTCGCGGCGCTCTTTATAGAGGACCTGCGGCGAAATTCCGGCGGCAAAAACGTGCGGCAAAAACGCTGGGGATAGTAGTCGGAGGTTTTTTACTCTGCTGGTTTCCATTCTTCATTATTTTACCCATAG ATGCGGCTTGCGAGTCGTGCAACCTTTCCGAAAGCTCGGTTTTCGCCTTTGCTTTCTGGCTCGGGTATTTCAACAGCTGTATCAACCCCCTGATATACGCTTGCAGTAGCAGAGAGCTCAGGCGAGCTTTCCAAAGTATATTGCGGAGGGCGTTTCTGCTTCGAGGAAGGACTCAGCGTTCTTCAGCCGCCATGTATGCAACAGCTGTGGGGAACTCGAACAAGCGGCAAGGCGTGTCGACCAACCCACGagactga